In one window of Aphidius gifuensis isolate YNYX2018 linkage group LG4, ASM1490517v1, whole genome shotgun sequence DNA:
- the LOC122854079 gene encoding odorant receptor 49b-like, translated as MFGILILYLSSPGIPKILDIIIPLNESRPRIFLYETEYFIDQDKYYFYILIHAYMTVPVSLGIIVFFDNVLGTYIHHATGMFEIVRFIDLVESTGTIALLFVVGLNTLIITVTGMSTVMKIEEPSEAFRNMAFTIGGIFHLFYNSHQGNLLMSQSKDVFEDVYSSEWYTLPPSLQKLLIPIMMRAKKPSVLTAGGLYVLSNDSFSLVLRKAMSFFTVLNSAR; from the exons ATGTTTGGTATacttatattatatttgtcatCTCCTGGAATTCCAAAAATATTGGATATAATTATTCCATTAAATGAATCACGACCACGAATATTTCTGTATGAAACAGAatattttatcgatcaagataaatattatttttatatacttattcATGCATACATGACTGTTCCAGTTTCACTtggaattattgttttttttgataatgtacTTGGAACATATATTCATCATGCAACAGGGATGtttg aaattgttAG ATTTATAGATTTGGTTGAATCAACTGGTACAATAGcacttttatttgttgttggaCTTAATACGTTGATAATAACAGTAACAGGAATGTCG ACTGTAATGAAAATTGAAGAACCAAGTGAAGCATTTCGAAATATGGCATTTACAATTGGTggtatatttcatttattttacaacagtCATCAGggaaatttattgatgagtCAGAGTAAAGATGTCTTTGAAGATGT TTACTCGAGTGAGTGGTACACATTACCTCCAAGTTTACAAAAACTTTTGATACCAATAATGATGAGAGCTAAAAAACCATCAGTATTAACAGCTGGTGGTCTATATGTTTTATCAAATGACAGTTTTAGTCtg gTTCTTAGAAAGGCCATGTCATTTTTTACGGTGCTCAATTCGGcacgttag